The nucleotide window CACCCTGATGAGCGACCTGGGCACCTCCGACAAAGTGCGGGTGCTGCTGGCCCAGGCCCTGTTTGGCAACCCCGACGTGCTGCTGCTGGACGAACCCACCAACGGCCTCGACGCCGAAACCGTGCTGTGGCTGGAGAACTTCCTCGACTCGTTCCAGAACACGGTGATTGTGGTTAGCCACGACCGTCACTTCCTGGATGCCGTGTGTAACTACATGGCCGACCTGGACTTCTCCAAAATCACGATGTACCCCGGCAACTACTCGTTTTGGTACGAGAGCAGCCAGCTGGTTTTGCGCCAGCGTCAGGAAGTAAACAAGAAAACTGAAGACAAGCGCAAGGAGCTGGAAGAGTTTGTGCGCCGCTTCTCGGCCAACGCCTCCAAATCCAAGCAGGCTACCTCGCGCCAGAAGCTGCTGCAGAAGCTCACCCTGGAGGAAATCAAGCTCCAGCTCGCGCAAGTACCCCTACATTGCCTTCAAGCCCGAGCGCGAAGCCGGCAACCAGCTGCTGGCGGTAGACAACCTGAGCGCCTCGGTGGATGGGCAGGTGATTTTCAAGAACGTGTCGTTTGCGCTTGATAAGAAGGACAAGGTGGCCATCATCAGCCGCGACGACCGGGCCGCTTCCCTCCTGTTCGACATCCTGTTTGAGCAGGCCAAGCCCGAGTCCGGCTCGTTTAGCTGGGGCACCACCATCACGCCCAGCTACTTTCCCAAGGAAAACGAGGCGTTCTTCGATACTGATCTGAACCTGGTGGACTGGCTGCGGCAGTATAGCACCGAGAAGGACGAGTCGTTTATCCGGGGCTTCCTGGGCCGCATGCTGTTCTCAGGCGAGGAGTCGCAGAAGAAAAGCAACGTGCTGAGCGGGGGCGAAAAGGTGCGCTGCATGCTTTCCAAGATTATGATGGAAAGCGGCAACGTGCTGGTGCTCGACGACCCCACGAACCACCTCGACCTGGAAAGCATTACGGCCCTCAACAACTCCCTGCAGGAGTTCAACGGCACGCTCATCTTCGCCTCCCACGACTTGCAGGTAGTGGAAACCGTGGCCAACCGCATCATTGAACTCACGCCCACCGGCATCATCGACCGGCGCATGCATTACGAGGAGTACCTGGCCGACGAGAACATCAAAACTCAGCGCCAGCGCATGTACCAACTTGTATCGTAGGCGCGTTGTAGCCCCGCTATGAAACAACTCCTGCTTTTGCTTTCCCTCGGGGGGCCAGCCTGTGGCTGGCCCCGGCCGTGCGCGCCCAAACCACCGACAGCACCCAGACGGCCAAGCCCGAGCTGAACACGGCCCCACCGGCCCCGACCCGGCAGCCTGCTACACCCGCCCCGGTGTATACGCCCGCTGAGCCCACGCCGCGTGCCTCCGAGGACATACCGGCTCCGCAGCCTGGCACCCGGCCCGAGGTACAGGCTCCGCAGGTACCCCGTAAGTTTTTTCTGTACTCCAACTTCGGGCTGGGCTATAGTAACTCTGGCGGCTTCGGCAGCCAGTTTAACTTCAGCCTGTCGCCGGCCATTGGCTACCGGGTTTCCGATAGATTTTCCATTGGCCCCGGGGTTAGCTATGCTTACAATAACTACGGCTTGGAGCGTGGCTATGTACAGCAAGGCTTCCCGAAAAACATCAGCACCAACAGCTACGGCGTGAAAGTCTTCGCGCAATATCGGGTCATTGACCAGTTTTTTGCGCACGGCGAGTATGAGGTCACATTTGCCGAAACTACTCCTGAGACTATCTATCTGGGTGGTCCCTACACAGAGAAACACACAGTTTCCACCCCGTTGCTGGGCGCTGGCTACCGCCAGCAGTTTGGTGATAGGGCCGCCGGTGATATTCTACTGCTCTATAACTTCAACGATGGGCTATACAAAGTTTACGGCCAGCCTGTCATTCGTTTCTGCTTTCTGTTCGACCTGAAATAGCACTCTTTAGCCTATAACAAAAAGGGCTGCTCCGGTATGGAGCAGCCCTTTTGTTATGAGAAGCCTGAGTATCTACACCCGGCCACCGCGGATTAGGCGCAGCACTACGGCGATGATGGCAATAACCAGCAGGATGTGAATCAGGTTGTTGCCCTGAATGCCCGTGCCCAGAATGCCGAAGAAGCCGAGGGCCCAGATGATGATCAGGATGACGGCAATGATATACAGCAGATTACCCATGGTGGTGAAGGTGAAATGTGGTTGGAAATTGGAGAGGAGAGAAACCACCACCCTACTGCCAGATTTTGTTTAAACAAAAACGCTGGTAAGGTGATTTGCGGTTTTGTACGGGGGTATTTGGAAAAGGATATAAATCGATAGGAAAATTCTTAGCCGGCCGGCTGCCGCACCTAGGGAAACTGATTGGCGTTGCCAGAGTTGACAGCAGTTTTTTCTTTCCCTTGGCTTGCCCACCAGGCGTGACCCGGGCGCAGGATGGTAGTTGACCCCGCCGGATTTCCGGCTAGCTTTGCGGGCGTGGACCGTTAGTGGCCCGCGCTTCCCACCCAACCTGTTTTTCGTATGCAACATGTAGCCGTTATTGGCTCGGGCACCATGGGCAATGGCATTGCCCACGTTTTTGCCCAACACGGGTTTCCCGTGGCGCTTATCGACATCAATCAATCGGCGCTCGACCGGGCCCTGGCCACCATTGGCAAAAACCTCGAGCGGCAGGTAGCTAAAGGCACCTTATCGGAAGCCGACAAGGGCGCCACGTTGGGCCGCATCACGACCTATACCAGCTTGGCTGAGGGCGTAGCCCAGGCCGATGTGGTGGTAGAAGCCGCCACCGAAAACGTGGAATTGAAGCTCAACATCTTCCGGGAGCTGGACCAGCACGCTCCGGCCGGCGCCATTCTGGCCTCTAATACGTCTTCTATTTCCATCACCAAAATTGCGGCCGTCACCAAGCGCCCCGCCCAGGTGATTGGCATGCACTTTATGAACCCCGTACCGGTGATGAAGCTGGTGGAGGTCATTCGCGGCTACGCTACGTCAGATGAAGTAACGACCCGGGTGATGGACCTCTCGCGGCAGCTGGGCAAAACGCCCACGGAGGTAAACGATTACCCCGGCTTCGTGGCCAACCGCATTCTGATGCCCATGATCAACGAGGCCATCATTACCTTGTTTGAGGGCGTGGCCGGCGTAGAGGAAATCGACACGGTCATGAAGCTGGGCATGGCCCACCCCATGGGCCCCCTGCAGTTGGCCGATTTCATTGGGCTGGACGTGTGCCTGGCTATTCTGCGGGTGCTGCACGAGGGCCTCGGCAACCCCAAGTACGCCCCCTGCCCCCTGTTGGTAAACATGGTAATGGCCGGCCGGCTAGGTGTGAAATCGGGTGAAGGCTTCTACGCCTGGACGCCGGGCTCCAAAGACCTGGTAGTAGCCGAACGGTTTCGCCGGTAAGCAGCTATCCGCCCACTGGCCCTCACGGCTATTAGGCGGGACTTGCAGCAAATCATGAAGTGCCTGTCGAGTTGTCGGCAGGCACTTTTGCGTTCCTGGAAGCCGCTGGCTGATTAGCCGGCACGATCTGCCGCCGGTATGTAAGCGTCGGCCGGCTGGCCAGTGGGTAGCTTTCCGGTGAAACCTTCGGAGGCTGAATACGCTTATAGTGTATCCTTTTTCAGTGTAATTCTCTTTCCTAGCTACATGGAACAAGCCACGTTTGGCGGCGGCTGCTTTTGGTGCACCGAAGCCGTATTTCAGAATCTCAAGGGTGTGCAGAAAGTTGTGTCGGGCTACACCGGCGGACGCATTGCTAACCCTACCTATAAGGAAGTGTGCAGCGGCCTCACGGGCCACAACGAGGTTATTCAAATCACCTTCGACCCGGCCGTTATCAGCTACGAGGAGCTGCTGGAAATCTTCTGGAAAACCCACGACCCTACCACCCTCAACCAGCAAGGCAACGACGTGGGCACCCAGTACCGCTCGGGCATCTACACCCAAAACGAGGAGCAGCAGCACCTGGCCGAAGCCTACAAGCAGAAGCTCACCGCCGCCAACGCCTTCAACGGCCCCATCACCACCGAAATCCTGCCCCTGAAGGTGTTCTACCCCCGCCGAGAACTACCACCAGAACTACTACAACCTGAACGGCTCCCAGCCCTACTGCCAGTTTGTGGTGAAAAGCAAAGTAGATAAAGTAAAGACCGTGTTCGGGGATAAATTACGCGAGGCGGTATAAGCCGGCCCTCTTTTACAACAAAAAAAGCCCGCTTAATCAGCGGGCTTTTTTTATTCTGGTAGCACTGGTCTTAGCAACTGATGCATAGCGGCCAATTGAGCTTCTGACCATCCTGTCCAATCGTATTCAATAAAGAAATGCTCATCCCCATCGTATAGTAATGACCCTCGTGGCTGTTGCAGAACTCGTTTCGTTCGGCTCTTTTTCCAGCCCGTTACTGTGCGAGTTTCCATCTGTGCGTCAAGGTCGGGCAGTTGAGCTATACTAGCGCCTGGCAGCGGCCAGTAATGGCTGTGGCAGGGCCATGGTCAGGCTCACTTGCCGGTTGGGCCGGTACTTAAGCAGCTTTTTCAGGTTGTAGGCTACGGCCGTGAGCAGCATCGTCTTGTGGGCTCCGGCCTGGCCGCGCACGTTCATCCGGCGTAGGCCGTAGTGATGGAGCAGATTCCCGAAGACGGGCTCCACCGTGCCCTGGCGCACCCGGCGCATGTGTTGGCCCCGGCGGCTTTGCTGGCGCTGCCAGGCCCGGCGGTACGGCTCGTCGTAGAGCGTGCGGGTGAGCTGCTTGCGCTTGGCCCCGGGCACGCAGGTGGGCTTGAGCGGGCACTGCTGGCAGTCCGAGCAGGTGGCCCAGTAGATCTTCAGCCCGGTGCCGTCAGCCGAGGTGTCGTACTTACGAAACGAGAGGACCTTGCCGGCGGCACAGGTGTAGTCATCGGTTGAGGCCCGGTAGGTAAAGCCCTCGATAGCGGCCTTATAGCGGCCAAAAACCGGGATCCAGGCCGTCACCTGCTGGGCTTCGAGCAGGGCGTAGTTGGTGCCGTTGGCGTAGCCCGCATCGGCCAGCAGCTCCTGCATGCGCAGCTGCTGGGACCGTAACCGTTGCTGCAGGCCGGTGAGTAAGCGGGGTAGGTGCAGGCTGTCGCGACTATCGGCGAAATCGGCCTGCACGTGGCTGATCACGCCCTTAGCCGTGTCCACGGCCAGGCTGCAGAGGTAGTTCAGGGCCCGGGCTTTGCCGGGCTTGATGGAGATGCGCGCGTCGGGGTCGGTGGGGCTGTAGTGGGTCTTGTTGCTGAGCAAGCGGGCTTTTTCGTGCTGCGCGCCGGGTACGCTGGAGTGGGTGGCGAGCCGGGCCTGGTGAGCGGCCAGGTTGCGCAGCTGGTGGGCCGGAGCCGTCACCACGGACGCAGCCGGCGCGGTAGCCGCCTCGTCCGTGGCCAGAAAGGGACTTTTGACACCCGTTGTCCTCTTTTCCAGCACCGTTTCCAAGGAAGCATTGGCCTTGACGGGCGCCGAGTCGACGGCCTGCGTGTCGCCGGCGACCAGGCCCCGGGCCACGCACTGGGCAAAGACGTGGTCGAACAGGCGCTCGAAGACCGCGGCCGGAAAGAGCTGCCGCGTGCGGCTCACCGTGGAATGCCAGGGCAATTCCTCGTCCACCTCGTAGCCCAGAAACAACAAGATGTCGAGCCGCAGGGCGCAGTGTTCGACCAGGCGGCGGTCGCTGACCAGGTTTTCCAGCCGGCCCACCAGCACGAGCTTGAAGAACACGACCGGGTCCAAAGAGGGCTGGCCTGTGTGGCTGTACAGCGTCCGGGTCTCGTCGTAGAGAAACGACCAGTCGACGAGCTCGGCCAGCCGGCGGTACAGATTATGGCGCGGCACCCGCTCACTGAGCCGAAAGTGGGTCACCTCTTTGTCGAGAAACGGCTTCTTGCCTTGCATCTTCCCTGTACGAACCCGGGTTCTGCAACAGCCACCCTCCTTTAACCAAACTGCCATGATTCCCACGCTTCATGGTATATGCGCCACGTACCCGTTGATATTCCAGAGTTACTGGCTTACTGCGAAAAAAACTATAATACTGCACAGTACCCGCCGCTCTATTAATCTGGATAACAATTGGTGGGGCCTGTAGCATAAACCGCGCTATATAGCCTGTGTTTATTATTATCAACAGGCTCAGCCAGTTGCTGAGCGGCAAATTCTCTGCGTAACGAATTACGAAAGGCACCGCCGCCAGAATACAGGCCACAACCAAGTTTAGCAGCAGCCAGTTACGAAGTATAGGTTGATAGCGCAGGCGAAATTCCACCATTCTGGCTAGCTAAAGCTAAACACTTACCCCGAAGTCTCTGAGCGCGTCATTCAGGCTGGTTTTCAAATCCGTGCTGGGCTTGCGCTGGCCGATGATGAGGGCGCAGGGCACGTGGTACTCGCCGGCCGCAAACTGCTTGGCGTAGGAGCCCGGAATGACCACGGAGCGGGCCGGCACGTAGCCTTTGTACTCCTTAGGCTCTGCACCCGTCACGTCGATAATTTTGGTACTGCCCGTGATGGTTACGCCCGCCCCGATAACGGCCTCACGGCCCACGCGGCAGCCCTCTACCAGAATGCTGCGCGAACCGATAAAAGCTCCATCCTCAATGATAACCGGCGCGGCCTGCACCGGCTCCAGCACGCCCCCGATGCCTACGCCCCCGCTTAGGTGCACACCGGCCCCAATTTGAGCGCAGGAGCCCACGGTGGCCCAGGTGTCCACCATCGTGCCCTCGCCTACCCAGGCGCCAATGTTCACGTAGCTGGGCATCAGAATGACGCCGGAGGCCAGGTAGGCCCCGTAGCGGGCCACAGCGGGCGGCACCACGCGCACTCCCTGACCGGCGTAGTCGGTCTTGAGCAGCATTTTGTCGCGGAACTCGAAGGGGCCTACTTCCAGGGTTTCCATCTGGCGGATGGGAAAGTAAAGGATGACGGCTTTCTTTACCCAGTCGTTTACCTGCCAGTCATCGCCGCGGGGCTCGGCTACGCGCAGGCGGCCCTTGTCCAGCTCCTCGATGGTGGTGTTGATGGCCTCAACGGTAGCGGATTGCTGGAGCAGGCTCCGGTCGTTCCAGGCAGCTTCTATGGTGGCTTGCAGGTTGGTCATGGTTGGTTTGAATGGTTATCTGGCTGGATGGTTGAATGGCGCTTGGTTGGCAGATTGCGTGGTTATCTGTCTGGATGCTTACAGTGCTGTAAGCATCCAGCAAGTCAACTCTTCTGACAGGTAACTATTCCGTCATTTCGCCCCAAACTTACCATCTTCGTGGTCACTATGCAGCCACCCCGCACGATTTTGCTGGCCTCCGTGCTCAAGCCGCTGGACGATACGCGCATGTACGAGAAGTTTGGTCGCACCCTGGCCCGGCTTCCCCAGGTGCAGGTGCACGTAGCCGGCCGTCAGGCTCCGGCACCGCAACCCAAGCCAGCCAATCTACATACGCACAGTCTGCTGGCCGGCTCCCGTCTGAGTTGGGCGCGGCTGCGGGCGCAGGGGCGCTACTGGCAGCTGCTGCGGCGCCTGCGGCCGGGGCTGGTGGTAGTGCACGCGCCGGAGCTGCTGCCGCTCACGCTGCTGTGGCACTGGCTGGGCAAGGAGCGGCGCTTTGTGTATGATGTGCAGGAGAATTTTGCCCTCAACATCCGCACCCAGCACGTGTACCCAGCCGCGGTACGCGGGCTACTGGCCACCGCCGTGCGGGGGCTGGAAACCCTGGCCGCCACTGCTGCCGAAAAGGTGATTCTGGCGGAGGAAAGCTACGCCGAAGAGCTGCCTTTCGCTACCCCGGCCCGTACCCTCATTCTGGAAAACAAGTACCAGCCCCCCGGCCCCGAGTTGCTGCGCTCTACGCCTGTACATCTGGCGCCGAACCAGCCGCTGGAGCTGCTGTACTCCGGCACTATCTCGGAGCTGAACGGGGTGCTGGCAGCCGTGGAATTTGCGCGGGCCCTGCGGCTGGTTTGGCCGGGCACCCGGCTCACCATCATCGGGTTTTGCCAGCACCCGGCCTTGCTGACCCAGCTGCAGGCGCTGGCCGCCGAATCGGGCGGGGCGGTGGAGCTGGTGGGCGGAGCCGAGCCGGTGCCGCACGGGCGCATTATCCAGGCCATCCGGCGCAGCCATTTGGGCCTGTTGCCCTACCGGGAGCATCCCAGTTTCTGGCGCTGCGTACCCACCAAGCTGTTTGAATACCTGGCCCACGCCCTGCCAGTACTCATCCCTCGTAATCCGCTCTGGCAGCAGTTCATTGCGCAGCATCAAGCCGGACTGGCAGTAGATTTCGCTGACACTTCATCGGCTACTATTGAGCAGGTGAAAAATGACCTGCTGCGGCACGCTTTCTATTCCCAGGGTGTTCCGGCGGAAGTTTTTTGGCACAGCGAAGAGCAAAAGCTTTTGGCGCTACTGGATTCTATCCGGTAACTGCCGACCTTTGCGGCCCGTTTATGCGCCAAGGCAGAAAGTTTTCTAACTTCCGCCCTTTCGCGCTCTTTTTCCCGCTAAATCCCCCTCTCCTTTTATGTCTACTCTTCACCGCAGCGAAATTGCCGGCGTCGGCCATTATGTGCCCGACCGCGTAGTGCCCAACGCCGACCTCGAACAGCTCATGGAAACCACCGACGCGTGGATTCAGGAACGCACCGGCATCCGGGAGCGGCGCTGGTTTGAGGAAGGCAAGGACACCACGGCCAATATGGGCGCCAACGCGGCCCGCAAGGCTCTGGAAATGGCCGGCCTGCAGCCCGACGATGTTCAGCTTATCGTTTTCGCCACGCTCTCCCCCGATTACCTGTTCCCCGGCTCCGGGGTTCTGCTGCAGCGCGAGTTGGGCATCAAGGCGCATATTCCGGCCTTCGACGTGCGTAACCAGTGCTCGGGCTTTATCTACGCGCTGAGCATGGCCGATCAGTTCATCAAAACCGGCATGTACGAAACGGCGCTGGTGGTGGGCTCCGAAATTCACTCCTCGGGGCTCGATAAAAGCACCCGTGGCCGGGCCGTATCGGTTATTTTCGGGGATGGCGCCGGGGCCGTGCTTTTGCGCCGCAGCACCGACGAAAACCGCGGTATCCTGAGCACGCACCTGCACTCCCAGGGCGAGTTTGCCGAGGAGCTGATTACCCGGGAGCCGGGCTCCAACCGCGACAACCGCGTGCAGGTTGTGCTCGACAAGCCCGAGGACATGTACCCGTACATGAACGGCCAGCAGGTGTTCAAGCACGCCGTTACGCGCTTTCCCGAGGTTATCAAGGAAGCCCTCGACCAGAACGGCTACCAGGCCCAGGACATCGACATGCTGATTCCGCACCAAGCCAACCTGCGCATCACCCAGTACGTGGGCCAGAAGCTGGGCTTGAGCGAAGACAAGGTGTTCAGCAACATTCAGCGCTACGGCAACACCACGGCCGCCTCCGTTCCCATTGCCTTGAGCGAAGCCGTGCAGGAAGGCCGCATCAAGCGCGGCGACCTGGTGTGCCTGGCCGCCTTCGGCTCCGGCTTCACATGGGCTTCGGCGCTGGTGAACTGGTAGATTTTTAATTAAGAATTAAGAATTAGTAAGTAAGAATGTGCCTTCGAGGCTCATTCTGCAGGTAAAAGCACACCGCCACCTGCAATTATTAATTCTTAATTATTAATTCCCATACATGCCCAGCTACACCGAGGAGAACTACCTGAAAGCCATTTACAAGCTGGCGGAAACCACGCCGGGCGCCGACGTGACGACCAACAGCATCTCGGAGGTGCTGCAGACACGGCCTGCCTCGGTGACGGATATGTTGCGGCGGCTAAGTGAGAAAGGCCTGCTCAACTACCAGCGCTACCGGGGCGTGTCGCTCACGCCGGAGGGCCGGCGGGTGGCCTTGCTCACTATCCGCAAGCATAGGCTCTGGGAAGTGTTTCTGGTGCAGCAGCTGGGCTTCACCTGGGACGAGGTGCATGAGGTGGCCGAGGAGCTGGAGCACATCCAGTCGCCGCTCCTGGTGCAGCGCCTCGATGAGTTTCTGGGCTTTCCGCAGACCGACCCCCACGGAGACCCTATCCCGGCCGCCGACGGCTCCGTTCACCGCACCCGCCACCGCCTCGTGGCCGACCTTGCCCTGGGCGAAGCCGGCACCGTGGTGGCCGTGCGCAACACCGCCGTACCCTTCCTGCAGTACCTCGACAAGGTAGGATTACGGCTGGGCTCCCGACTTGAAGTACTGGATAAGACCGAGTTTGATAACTCTCTGGAAGTCAACATCGACAACTCCCGCCGCCAGCATATTTCTGCCGAGGTTTCCCGCAACCTGTTCGTCTCGCTTTAAACGGTGAGCTGGTGGAATAGTGCGTTTGACGTTCTACTCGCGCAATTAGCGCAAGCGGCGCAGAAAGAACATCAAACGCAGCATTTTACCATTACACCATTTCACCATTTCACCGTTGCTGCCTCCCGCTCTTTCCGATACCATTGTGGCCTTGTCCACGCCGCCCGGCGCGGGCGCCATTGCGGTGCTGCGCCTCTCGGGTCCGCAGGCCATCCAGCTCACCGACGGCCTTTTCGCGGGCAAGCGCCTGCACGAGCAACCGGGCCATACCCTGCACTACGGCACCCTGCGCGACGAGGGCCGCATTCTGGATGAGGTGGTGGTTTCCCTGTTTCGGGGGCCGCACTCCTACACTCGGGAGGATGTGGTGGAAATCAGCTGCCACGGCTCCGACTACATTGTGCAGCAGGTGCTGGCCGCGCTGGTGCGCCGTGGGGCCCGCCTAGCCGAGGCCGGGGAGTTTACCAAGCGTGCCTTCCTGCACGGTGCCTTCGACCTGGCCCAGGCCGAGGCCGTAGCTGACCTTATTGCCGCCGACTCGGCCCTCTCGCACCAGGTGGCCATGCAGCAGATGCGCGGCGGCTTTTCCCGGGAGCTGAAGGACCTGCGTGCCCGGCTGGTGCAGTTTGCGTCGTTGCTGGAGCTGGAGCTGGATTTTGGGGAAGAAGACGTAGAATTTGCCGACCGCACCGGCCTCACCCGCCTGCTGCAGGAGCTGCAAACCGTCATCCGGCAGCTGCTGCGCTCCTTTGAGCTGGGCAACGTCATCAAAAACGGCGTAACGACTGTTATTGCCGGCAAGCCCAACGCGGGTAAATCAACCCTGCTGAACGCTTTGCTGAACGAGGAACGCGCCATCGTTTCGGCGGTGCCCGGCACAACCCGCGACTTTATCGAGGATGAAGTAAGCATCGAAGGCATCCGGTTTCGGTTTGTGGACACGGCTGGCCTGCGCGAAACCACCGACGTGGTGGAGTCCATTGGCGTGGAGCGTACCCGGCAGCGGGTGCGGCAGGCGGCGCTGCTTTTGTATCTGTTCGACCTGACGGCCACAACGCCCGCCGAAGTAGCCGCCGAGCTGGCCGAGCTAAACCCCGAGGGCCGCATTCCCACGCTGGCCGTGGGTAACAAGTTCGACCAGATAAGTACGGCGGAAGCAGCCGCTTTTTCCCAACCCGACACCCTGCTGATTTCGGCTGCCACCGGCCAGGGGCTGCCCGAACTGCAGCAGGCGCTGCTACGGCACGTACGCGGCTCAGGCCTCGACCGCACCGGCTCGGCTACCATCGTAACGAACGTGCGCCACGCCCGCAGCCTGGAAGCGTCCCTTGAAGCCCTGGACGCCGTACTACTGGGCCTGAGCACGCACCACGGCACGGAGTTGCTGGCCGCCGACCTGCGTCGCGCATTGGCTTACCTGGGCGAAATCACCGGCGAAATATCCACCGACGACTTGCTGACCAGCATCTTCACCCAGTTCTGTATCGGGAAATAGCCGGGTCCGCCAGCGTGAGCTATAGGTTTTTAGCAACAACTTTCGGGCGTTTCGCTTAATTATCGGCATAGCGAATAATTTTGCGCTTCGAGCCGAACTTCTACCCCCGGTTGGCGGTAGTATAATGTCCGGCTTTCGGGTCGGGCTTTCCGGCCTGCCGGTAATTCTTTACTTTCGCCCCGCATCCACCCTAATACACGCTTATGGCAGAGTCTGCTGAGATTATCCTTGATGGGAAATCGTACTCCTTCCCCGTCATCGAAGGCACCGAGCACGAAAAGGCAATTGATATTGCCAAGCTGCGCGACCAGACTGGTTATATAACCATCGACTCGGGCTACAAAAACACCGGCGCCACCAAAAGCGCCATCACCTTTCTTGACGGTGAAGAGGGCATTCTGCGCTACCGGGGCTACCCCATCGAGCAATTGGCCGAGCAGTCCAGCTTCCTGGAAGTGGCCTATCTGCTGATCTACGGCAAGCTGCCTACCCAGGCGGAGCTCGACGAGTTCAGCAACCAGATAACCAAGCACACGCTGGTGCACGAAGACGTGCGCAAGATTTTCGACGGTTTTCCCTCGGCAGCCCATCCCATGGCCATCCTGAGCAGCCTGATCTGCGCGCTTACCGCTTTCTACCCCGAAAGCGTGTCGCCGGATCTGAGCAAGGAGAACATTGACCTGAATGTGATTCGGCTGATGGCCAAGCTGCCCACCATTGCCGCCTGGACCTACAAAAACAACATGGGGCACCCGCTGAACTACCCGCGGAACGACCTCGACTATGCCGCCAACTTCCTGTACATGATGTTCAGCTTCCCCACGGAGAAGTACGAAATCAACCCGGTAGTCGTGCGCGCCATCAACAAGCTGCTTATCCTGCACGCCGACCACGAGCAGAACTGCTCTACCTCCACGGTGCGCTTGGTAGGCTCGGCCAATGCCTCGCTTTATGGTTCGGTTTCGGCCGGCATCAACGCCCTGTGGGGCCCGCTGCACGGCGGTGCCAACCAGG belongs to Hymenobacter sp. J193 and includes:
- a CDS encoding citrate synthase, translated to MAESAEIILDGKSYSFPVIEGTEHEKAIDIAKLRDQTGYITIDSGYKNTGATKSAITFLDGEEGILRYRGYPIEQLAEQSSFLEVAYLLIYGKLPTQAELDEFSNQITKHTLVHEDVRKIFDGFPSAAHPMAILSSLICALTAFYPESVSPDLSKENIDLNVIRLMAKLPTIAAWTYKNNMGHPLNYPRNDLDYAANFLYMMFSFPTEKYEINPVVVRAINKLLILHADHEQNCSTSTVRLVGSANASLYGSVSAGINALWGPLHGGANQEVVEMLEAIQRDGGDTSKFIAKAKDKNDPFRLMGFGHRVYKNFDPRAKIIKKAADEVLTALGISDPLLKIAQELEQAALTDPYFIERKLYPNVDFYSGIIYKAIGIPTEMFTVMFALGRLPGWIAQWKEMRENKEPIGRPRQVYTGELDRDYTPIEQR